From the genome of Cryptococcus depauperatus CBS 7841 chromosome 1, complete sequence, one region includes:
- a CDS encoding small nuclear ribonucleoprotein F, with amino-acid sequence MSAIAPVNPKPFLQELTGKVVYARLKWGLEYKGFLVSTDGYMNLQLANAEEIENGKSNGALGEVFIRCNNVLYIRIRTDRRGLIELNSSS; translated from the exons ATGTCTGCCATCGCT CCTGTCAACCCaaagccttttcttcaagaacTGACTGGCAAAGTTGTCTATGCCCGATTAAAGTGGGGTCTGGAGTACAAGGGATTCCTAGTATCTACAGATGGATACATGAACTTACAG CTTGCCAATGCcgaagagattgagaatggcAAATCAAATGGTGCCCTGGGAGAGGTCTTTATTAGGTGCAACAATGTCTTATACATAAG GATTAGGACAGATCGTAGAGGATTGATTGAACT Taattcctcttcctga